A single genomic interval of Rhea pennata isolate bPtePen1 chromosome 5, bPtePen1.pri, whole genome shotgun sequence harbors:
- the NKX2-8 gene encoding homeobox protein Nkx-2.8 produces the protein MATSGRISFTVRSILDLPEQDANSIKQTAHHHHSAENYTSSRYRGWIETDRNHYPSSDESGPELSLPDSTQRALPARGPEAEKKKKRRVLFSKAQTLELERRFRQQRYLSAPEREQLARLLSLTPTQVKIWFQNHRYKTKRARSEAPGSPPRPPALLRRAVLPLLARGEPERCRRCPGSPPPPAARPKLACALAGCSAQAALAVQGYQTCPPGSAAALGVFPAYQHLAHPAVVSWSW, from the exons ATGGCCACATCTGGCAGGATCAGTTTTACAGTGAGGAGCATTTTGGATTTACCAGAACAAGATGCCAATAGCATAAAGCAAACTGCTCATCACCACCACTCAGCGGAAAACTACACCAGCTCGCGGTACCGAGGGTGGATAGAAACAGACAGAAATCACTATCCCT CTTCCGACGAGAGCGGCCCGGAGCTGAGCTTGCCCGACTCCACGCAAagggcgctgcccgcccgcggcccggaGGCCGAGAAGAAGAAGAAGCGGCGAGTGCTCTTCTCCAAGGCGCAGACGCTGGAGCTGGAGCGGCGGTTCCGGCAGCAGCGGTACCTGTCGGCGCCGGAGCGGGAGCAGCTGGCCCGTTTGCTCAGCCTCACGCCCACGCAGGTGAAGATCTGGTTCCAGAACCACCGCTACAAGACGAAGCGGGCGCGCAGCGaggcccccggcagccccccgcggccgcccgcgctgcTGCGCCGCGCAGTGCTGCCGCTGCTGGCGCGGGGGGAGCCCGAGCGgtgccgccgctgccccggcagccccccaccgcccgccgcccgccccaaGCTCGCCTGCGCCCTGGCGGGCTGCAGCGCCCAGGCGGCCCTCGCCGTCCAGGGCTACCAAACCTGCCCgccgggctccgccgccgccctcggcgTTTTCCCCGCTTACCAGCACTTAGCGCATCCCGCCGTCGTCTCCTGGAGCTGGTGA